The segment TTTCCGATCATGAGCTGGATCTTTTGGCGAGAGATTTGCCTTTCGCCCTAAAGGCTCTTCCAAAAGACAAGCTATTACTGCTCGTCACGAAGTATGACGATACCCAATCGGTCATTTCCTATGACGAATTGACCACCTGTATCCTTTGGGCAACGGATGCCAGACTGAACGTGGTTTTTGGCAGAATTAAACGCGAGATCGTTGATAAGGATCAGACTCTCTTATTCGATCGTTGGACTCGAATAGAAGAGATTCCATTGGAACAATCGACGGACGGAACCGAAATCGTGGAAGGGGAAAATTTCGACTTCGGTCTCGCAGGAGGAGTTCCTCAGCGCAAATGGGTTTCCTTTGATCTAAAGAATCCGACCAAGTATAAATTTTTACCGAGAAAGCAGTACGGCCCCGTTAAACTGACGGACGAAAACGATCGCCCTTGAGTTAGATCGAGACGGCTTCAGCGCAGCGAAGGCAAAGTTCTCCTTTCCGTTCTTCCGCAGGGTGTCTCCAACAACGAGGACATTCGCCTTCTTTCGGTTTGACGATTCTGACCGCAAACTCTTCGTCGGAATGTTCAGCGAGAATTTCTCGATCCGTTTTATCGAAGCGAACCTGAGATACGGTAAAAATCAGTTCCAATGCGGCGTTTGAAAAACGATTCTTGAGTTCGGTACTTCCATTCCCGGTCAGTTCGACCGCACCTTCCAGAGACTTTCCTAGTTTTCCCGCTTGTCTTGCGACTTCGAGGGCTTTATGAACGATCTCTCGAGCAGCTAAGGTTCTTTCAAAATCCGCTTCCAATTTAGGATCTTGAACTTTCGATAAATCGGGAAAGTCTTCCAAGAAGACCGAGTCTTTCTTATCGTTTTCCTTCCATACTTCTTCTGCCGTAAAGCTTAGAATCGGAGCCGAATAAATACAGAGAGTATCCAATATAATTTGCAAAACCGTAGAGGAGGAACGTCTCGTTTTCGATTCCCGTCGATCGCAGTACATTCTATCCCGTATCATCTCGAAATAATCCTGAGATAACGTAACGGTGCAGAAGAGAAGAAGTTTTTGGTAAACTTGGTGGAACTGGTAGCTTTCGTAATATGCTTTCAGCTCTTCCGTCAGATTCGCCAATCTGGATAAGT is part of the Leptospira broomii serovar Hurstbridge str. 5399 genome and harbors:
- a CDS encoding LA_1326/LA_4305 family lipoprotein, which encodes MQQTFFSKSFLSFPILTRFFIACAVFGISNCYPYSNREIVFRSEGIALFKIDPKDLPGFYKITKTNSLDHPIQLDQNKVKDYLGNLRYSKRTAIGYFSDFVFSDHELDLLARDLPFALKALPKDKLLLLVTKYDDTQSVISYDELTTCILWATDARLNVVFGRIKREIVDKDQTLLFDRWTRIEEIPLEQSTDGTEIVEGENFDFGLAGGVPQRKWVSFDLKNPTKYKFLPRKQYGPVKLTDENDRP